TAACAAATATCATTGAACATTATCCATGGCCCATCAAATGATACATGTCACTTTGATCAATTCAGGACCTAGGAACAGAAATAGTGACTTTAGTGCTTACAGTGACGACTACTCAAATGCTGAGGTATTCTGGTATTGGTTCATCAGTGGCTATGAAGATTGGAGGATCAAGTTTTCCCTTTTGAAAGCATCCAGAAATACTCCCCAATACAAAGTACATTGATTTAGTGTGACAGTAAGAACTCCTCTTTCTGTTTTTCTTTAGGGGCTGCATAAGTACTATGTCAGCCCtgataaaaaaaaatagaataaataaataatcctCAAAAATGAGAGTTGGTTCGGGAGCAAAGTCAAAGGTCAGATATATTATCCTCATGGTGCCCCTACGTCAGTGTTTCCCCAAACGGTGGGTCGTGGCCAAATCAGAGTCATTTTTGATCACAGCCAGATAACCAGGACTGGGTCCTGGTTACAAAAAATTGTTCCCTTTACATGGTTGGTCCAATTCCACAAGCTTTAGATCTGTCACAACAAAGAAAAGTTTGCAAACTACTGGCTCGTGTCATTAAGGCACACCGtaacaaaatgttttaaaatgacaaTCAAGTCCAGCTAATCTCTCTGTTTCGGACCGGTTTCTTCCATTTCATGCCTAATGAACTAGACCCCAGTGTCTCTTCCAGTAGCCAGCCCAGCATCTTCCCTCCTCAGGCTAGAAGGATAggcttctcctcatctcttttcACCAGCAGCGTGgacaacatggaggaggagaaaAAACAGAACTCCACAGCAAAGCTGAGCTCAAACAGCTCTAGGTTGACACTCATTATCCACTCAAACACGGCAGCTGAGTGCTTGTACAGGTATTCCTCCTGTACAAACAAGATGGTGTCTagaggggtcagaggtcaaggaGGGGGGAACAGTAGTTGTTGGGTGACAGGTTGTGGCATACCCTCATCGAGTTTATGCTTATAGGAATCTACACATATGTTCCAAAGAAATACAATCTCTACAAGGCAAAATACGTGGAAGTAATTATAACATTACACATCAGTaaacaggtaaacacacagaTAGGCATCCTCACTGTCAAGGTTCTTGCCAGTATCGTGTTGTTATCCCCTACTACTTAGAACTGGGCCTTTCAGGGCCTGTGAGTGTTTGCAGTTGAAGCTGTATGGAAGTGGACACTCCTATTCTTGCATTGTGTTGTCCATATTATTTTCCTGAGTGTATGCACACCCAGCAATTTGACAGGTTCAGGGGTTATAAGCAGTTATGTATTGAAGGGTAAACAAACTTTTTTACCCACTTTTTCCAGAAAAATGTATCCAAAGTATAGAGAGTTACTTTACTTCAGTGTTTAACCACCTTTTTGTTTTTACCACAACATTGCTAATTATAAGAGTCTGGGTTCAGGACTTTGGTTATAGTATAAGTGCAGGTGAAAGGATACAGCCAATGGTGACAATGATCTGGACCACAGTAGAGGTGACCCGTGCAGGGTAGAGGAACCACTCCATCTGGGTCAGAACACACTTCCTTGTGAGCACTGTGAGGAGCAGACTATAGAAACAGATACACAGGAAGCTCACCGCAGCCCCCAAGTAATGGGCCAGCTTCAGGTACTcgggctggaggagagaggacagacaggttaCACTTAAATCAGGTAATCAGTTACCCTGGCTGGAGGAGAGGCTTAAGACAAGTTAACGTTTAGCTAGTCTAGTTAACTTGTTGCAGTCGAGCTgcaaaacacaaagccaaagcACTTGTCACACAATACTCAAATTCTACAATGGTGGATATGTTTGGGTGACAGAACATTCTAGGAACTTCTGCTAAAGGGGAAGAGTACAGTTCACTGGAATTATGTGCCCGAGTCGGACATGTTTGAATGACGGAAAACTTTCTGGGTACGTCTGTTAGAGGAAAAGAGTACAGTTCACTGTAAATCTGAGCCAGAGAAAATACCttccagctagcacataacgttctgagaaccatatgtttcttagagcttgggtGAGAGTGTCCTATGAtaattttgcatacaaccttcccacaactttctgagAATGGTGCAGGAtggttgcttggctttggaacattcaacacatttaaggaacttgacaaaaaaaTTACATTATTGGTTTGGTATTTTATTACTCTAACAGAATGTTTCCTAAAAGTTCACACATAGTTCCATTTAATTTCAATTTTGGTAATATTCTAGGTAATATTCTAGGTAATATTCTAGGAACGTTacccaactggtttgacattgggaatgttctcaaatagttcagacaACGTTAAGAAACAAGGTTATTCTGTTGGAATTTCAATACaataggtttgaatctcactgatgctGTGTCACAATACAAAAATagatgtgtttgcatgattaatgccagAGGAAATtcatttccatgtgtcctatctgtgcttggagttcaacAACGTTAACCCCCaaataagctagcagtgttattaaaagtcttattaAAACATTCACTGAATGTTTTAAggaagttatttaaaaaaaaactccaAATCACCTATAATTTCAGTTCTCAGAGCATTAACAAAACCTCCTAGGAAAACTTtcaaggaaccagagtaaaacgttctcagaacctccctgcaacctaaaaataaatGTTCCTAGAACAGGCAACATTTTTacttctgttctcagaacatttTTTAAAAAACGTTCCATTTTACAGGTTAAGAAACATATAGAAACATACATATAGCTTCATTTAcacaaccaatgtgaaaccaaaaacatatgttcccacaacttccaaggaaccaaatgtgcgaGCTTGGCTGTTACCAGTACCTTTGCTAAAGAAGAGACAAAAGACGGCATGATCTTCTGAAGAATACATCTGACAAACTTGAAATAATTAAAACGTGAATTATCTGTCTACGTCTATGAAATAATATCAAAAAGGTACACATTGACATGTCTATTTTTCTATTGTACTTTCCACTGATGTTCGGCCATCCGTAGGTATGTCTGTGCACACTAACAAACCAACCAATTGTGTCATGGGTGTTTGTTTGCTTTGCTGCCACTCCTCTCTTTGTTCACAATTCAAGATTTAATTGAACTGCAACTCAGGAGATATTTTTAATGTGCTTTGTCAGTAGAGTGTCAGTTCGAAGTACACTTTAAACTTGATAGACCTTTGTGTCTTTCTCTAACCTAGATATTAAGTATACTCCTGGATTTAAAAGATGTTTTAATACATGTGAAGTTCGGTCTAACCTTGCGTGCCAGACTACTACGTTTGTCCTTACACCCACTCTCGCCCTGTCGACAATGACAACAAGCATCCTGAGGGGCCTCTGTGTCAGAGACTTTACTTGCTCGATGTCGCTGTCTACAAGCAGAATTCATTTTTGCAGTATCGTGTACTACACACCCTTGTTTTTTCTTTAAACACATACTTATAGTGAATTGCATGACACCCTGAGTAAGGATGAAACTACACTCTATGTGCAGAAAGTACTTACGTTGCAGTTCCCAGCCACAAAGGCCCCGACAGCCGCCACTCCACCAAACACCAGGGCGATTCTACTGAGCATGGAGTGGACACTGTTCCTCTCCAAGATGTGAGCATGGTGGAAGATACAGAACACCATGACTAAAAAATGGTTATTATAATGCATCTATAACATAGGGTAATTGGTTATTATAATGCATCTATAACATAGGGCAATTGGTTATTATAATGCATCTATAACATAGGGCAATTGGTTATTATAATGCATCTATAACATAGGGTAATTGGTTATTATAATGCATCTATAACATAGGGTAATTGGTTATTATAATGCATCTATAACATAGGGTAATTGTTATTATAATGCATCTATAACATAGGGTAATTGTTATTATAATGCATCTATAACATAGGGTAATTGATCAAATGTTCATAAGATGATTATTACATGTATATACATTAGGTGCAATAACACATCTGATCTAAAACAATGTGACTATATGGTTGTTATGGTTGTGTCATTTAATTATAATCAACTCGTTAAAACTTTGGTTTTGGTAGATGTTTTCTCAGCAGGACAAACACGTCCGATAAGAAATCTGACATACCAAACCGTTTTAAGGGTGACCTTGAGGTAAAATAACATTAAGTACATTATGAGCACATACTCTAATACTATAATCTTTGTATCAGTATAGACATCTGCAGAGTGCATTGAGATCCAGTATGACCTGTGGATGTATACTGTAGGGTGAGCAAACTGTACAACTACAAACTTACACAGAAATGAGCCAGCATTAAAGGTGGCTGTGAACAATGAGCTTTCTGGTAAGCTTGTTCCACTCGAGCTGCAGAACACAAGGCCAAAGCATGTGTAAGACACCATTATTTCACATCATACTGAAATTACCCAGTGACAATAATAGTAAGATGACAGAGAACATTCTAGGAATGTCTCTTAAAAGCTGACTACGTGTTCTGACGTGAATTGAACAGAGTTGAATTGAACAAATTATAATTCAATTTAAAATTCCATGTGAACTCAGTAAATTCACAAACTTCAAAATGCAGGTCCAATTTTAATTTCATTTTCTGAACTGAATGAGATGAAATAGTGTTAGTTGACCCTAACCTTGATATAGTAGTATATGGTTACCTTATGGTTGGGACTTGACAACAAGCTATTGATGTATTGTCTCTGCAGTGGTTCCCAGGGGCCctgaaaacagaaaataatcatgtTTACAGACCTTCTCTTTATCTATGGTGGTCttcaaccctggtcctggaggggACAGGGTGTGGCATGCAGGCTTTTGTTACAGCCCAATAGCagcaacacacctgattcaactaattatGTTGATGATTAGTTTTAATCAGGTGTGTTGGTGCTAGGCTAAAACAAATAGACTGCATACCCTGTGGATCTCCAGGACGAAGGTTGAACAACGCTGCTTTAGAAATACGGAtgtataggatcttaatttgagccagtttgctacagcaggaaaataatcctgcagcaacagtaaatgtgaaatattatgtggattataattaatggacatttatgGAGGGATTGATATTTTTCGTAAGAGAAAATCAAGTCGGAAATGTAacagtggaaatgacaaacttcgaAGCCTATTTatacctcaaatacactacatgttAATCATTTCCTGCactgcaggaaagttctcctgcaacaaggtgatcaaattaagatcttacatctgtatgCTTGTGTTACATTAAAACTATGTATTTCATTGATATGGAATTGACTGAAAGAACCAATCACAATGGTCTGTAGGAAATCTCACAAACAGAACACAACGCACCAGTTGTTGAGGGAACACACATGGTCATAGCTGTACGCCAGGCCATACCtgaaacaacaaaacaaacacgCTCATTTGATATTATTAAAGTGCCTAATTCTCTTAGCATGTGTGGTTTTTCAATGTATAATATGATATAAAATACGCTCCCATTAATGAACACTGAATACCTTGAGGATCAATAAGTAACCAGGAACTGATGTGGGTGACTAAGCAAAAGTACACAGATGTACGTGGTTAGAATATTATTAGCAGTCCTGTTACAAAGCCACTCATATCCATATATGTGAATGCCTTTACAGGCAGTCAACCAGTGTCAATAAGAAAGCACCAGACTGTACTGTGCCCTCTGAGGACAAACAAAAGGTTGAATCAAATGGCTCTACATGAACGAATAGAACCTTTTCCTTTATGCTGCACATCTAGTAACAATAGACAGAACTGTGCAGTGActattaagcaataaggcccgaggaggtgtggtatatgaccaatataccacggctaagggctgctcTTAAGCACAACCCAACACGGAGTGCctagaacagcccttagccgtggtatattggccatataccacgaaccaccgaggtgccttattgctataataaattggttaccaacataattagagcagtaaaaataaatgcgtTGTCATACacgtggtatatggtatgataTACCATGGGTGTCAGCTAATCAGCATTCAAGCCTCGaatgaaccacccagtttataatgaagGTTAAATCATGTCTCACAATGTAGGAAGTGAAACAATTGGTTTATGTTTTGCACGTTGTGAGGTGGGCTCTCAGGTGGTGGCTCTGACTCTACAGGTATCCTAAATGTTCTTTCTGGAAAGTTATGTTTGTCACATGCAGGTGGTCTAAGGGTATTTTCACAACACTTTCAACAAATCTTAATGAGGTTATGACATTTATATTGAAATCACTAGAACAACAATCACTTCTTGGTTTTAATAATCACGCATCTGTCACACcctaatctgtttcacctgtccttgtgattgacttcaccccctccaggtgtcacttattttccccagtgtatttatccctgtgtttcctgttgctctgtgccagttcaagtttgtcttgtatgtttgtcaagtcaaccagtgcgTTTTCCCCTTCGCCTTCTCCTAGTCTTCCTGGTTTTGGACTACTTTCCCGCCTGACTGATCTTCGGTACCTTTtgaactctgaactggttttgaccttttgtttgtccacgaccattctcttgccttacAATATTTAATAATCCAATAGgattgtctgcatctgggtctcgccttgtgtcatgatagtaTCTGTGTGCTTAGAAGGTGGCAGTATCACCATGAAGGTgattttataagaaacattaaaaaaaagttttCCCACACTAACTAGGTTTCATCCAAccttcaagttttaatgtcacatgcacaagtgcagtgaaatgcctttcttgcgaaatcaaaacccaacaatgcaataatcaataacaatgtcaTACAAAAAACCCCACGAGAAATAAGCAGAAATATGAAGAACACCAAGTAAGCACGCTAGCATAtgatacagggtcagttccaataccatatttacaatgcaCAGCGATACTGgactgatggaggtagatatgtataggggtaaggtgacgaggcaacaggatataaaatagagtagcagcagcttgtatgtgagtgtgtgtagaatCAGTATAAATATATGCGAAGAAAGTACATGTTGGAATAAAacatgacaggcctgatggaaacagaacaCAAATATTGTTATAATAACCATTATATCGAAGTAAATCACAGGCTCCTCAGGAAAGCACTCAGATTAAAGAAATGATGAActaacttcacagggtggtgaaagtgcaaagTAATGAGCTTGATGATCCTTTCCAATAAATAGCGAGGGGTATTATTTTGGTGACATGATCGaggcttggc
Above is a genomic segment from Oncorhynchus masou masou isolate Uvic2021 chromosome 23, UVic_Omas_1.1, whole genome shotgun sequence containing:
- the LOC135511184 gene encoding transmembrane protein 150A-like, giving the protein MVLWSLLPISLSLVSLIGTWVTYGLAYSYDHVCSLNNWAPGNHCRDNTSIACCQVPTISSSGTSLPESSLFTATFNAGSFLFMVFCIFHHAHILERNSVHSMLSRIALVFGGVAAVGAFVAGNCNPEYLKLAHYLGAAVSFLCICFYSLLLTVLTRKCVLTQMEWFLYPARVTSTVVQIIVTIGYTILFVQEEYLYKHSAAVFEWIMSVNLELFELSFAVEFCFFSSSMLSTLLVKRDEEKPILLA